From the Nitrobacter hamburgensis X14 genome, one window contains:
- a CDS encoding amino acid ABC transporter permease, translating into MAAEPRKPPLQLFLKLRRALGGRAGWDGLALQVLFVAALAWIGYEIVANARGNLETQHVASGFDFMSRTAGFGVSQSLIPYSETDTYTRVFLVGLLNTLLVAVVGIFFATIIGFIVALGRLSPNWLISRISGGYVELVRNLPLLFQILFWYLAVLGALPSPRQSVSIFDSFFLNNRGLVIPKPIGHEGLVALMIAIVAAIVGCLLLRSYSRRALFQSGRVVIVWPYVSTLLVGVPLAVMMIFGAPFTFEMPVLKGFNFSGGARVTPEFVALAIALSTYTAAFIAEVVRAGILSVHKGQMEAGASLGLSRGSTLRLIVVPQAMRVILPPLTNQYLNLTKNSSLAVAIGYPDLFSVFAGTTLSQTGQAIEIIAITMGVYLLISLVTSTIMSFYGWRLARSIGA; encoded by the coding sequence ATGGCCGCCGAGCCTCGAAAACCGCCGCTTCAGTTGTTCTTAAAGCTACGGCGCGCGCTTGGCGGCAGGGCAGGTTGGGACGGACTCGCGCTCCAGGTGCTGTTCGTCGCTGCGCTGGCATGGATCGGTTATGAGATCGTGGCCAACGCTCGGGGAAACCTGGAGACGCAGCATGTCGCGTCCGGCTTTGATTTCATGTCGCGCACGGCCGGCTTTGGCGTCAGCCAGAGCCTGATTCCATATTCCGAGACCGACACCTACACGCGCGTATTTCTGGTCGGCCTTCTCAACACGTTGCTGGTGGCCGTGGTCGGCATCTTCTTCGCGACGATCATCGGCTTTATCGTGGCGCTTGGTCGGCTGTCACCGAACTGGCTGATATCGCGCATTTCCGGCGGCTATGTCGAGCTGGTTCGAAACCTGCCGCTGCTGTTTCAAATTCTGTTCTGGTATCTTGCTGTGCTGGGGGCGCTGCCGAGTCCAAGGCAAAGCGTTTCAATCTTCGACAGCTTCTTTCTCAACAATCGCGGTCTCGTGATTCCGAAGCCGATCGGGCACGAGGGGCTTGTCGCCCTTATGATCGCGATTGTGGCTGCCATCGTCGGCTGTCTGCTTTTGCGCAGCTATTCGCGCCGCGCGCTGTTCCAAAGCGGACGAGTGGTAATCGTCTGGCCCTACGTTTCTACGCTTCTGGTCGGCGTTCCGCTGGCCGTAATGATGATTTTCGGCGCTCCCTTCACGTTCGAGATGCCTGTCCTGAAAGGATTCAATTTCTCCGGCGGAGCGCGCGTGACCCCGGAATTCGTTGCGCTCGCCATCGCGCTTTCGACATATACGGCCGCTTTCATCGCGGAAGTCGTGCGCGCCGGAATCCTCTCGGTTCACAAAGGGCAGATGGAGGCGGGGGCATCGCTCGGGCTCTCGCGCGGATCGACGCTGCGATTGATCGTGGTGCCGCAGGCGATGCGGGTCATTCTGCCGCCGTTGACCAATCAGTATCTCAACCTCACCAAGAATTCGTCACTGGCTGTCGCCATCGGATATCCGGACCTGTTTTCGGTTTTTGCCGGAACGACGTTGAGCCAGACCGGACAGGCCATCGAAATCATCGCGATCACGATGGGCGTTTATCTGCTGATTTCGCTGGTGACCAGCACGATCATGAGCTTCTACGGCTGGCGTCTTGCGCGGAGCATCGGCGCATGA
- a CDS encoding amino acid ABC transporter substrate-binding protein, with amino-acid sequence MKCVLAVIFAIAAGLPLQSASAQESAKVKTTLEAVKTRGMLSCGVSQGLPGFSAPDDKGNWTGLDVDVCRAIAAVVFNDPTKVKFVPLSAKDRFIALQSGEIDVLSRNTTWTLSRDTSLGANFTGVTYYDGQGFLVRKSLKVNSALELNSASVCVQTGTTTEQNLADYFKSNKMKYEVIAFSTADETIKAYESGRCDVFTSDISQLYAERLKLSNPADHAVLPEVISKEPLGPMVRHGDDQWFDLVKWTLFAMIDAEELGITQKNVDEMAKSNNPELKRVFGTDGNFGEQLGVTKDWVSRIVKAVGNYGESFDRNVGAGSKLGIARGLNRLWNQGGIQYAPPIR; translated from the coding sequence ATGAAATGCGTACTTGCTGTCATCTTCGCTATCGCCGCCGGTCTTCCGTTGCAATCGGCCTCCGCACAGGAGTCCGCGAAGGTGAAGACCACGCTCGAAGCAGTCAAGACGCGAGGCATGCTGTCCTGTGGCGTGAGCCAGGGGTTGCCGGGGTTCTCGGCGCCTGACGACAAAGGCAACTGGACCGGCCTCGATGTCGACGTCTGTCGCGCAATCGCGGCAGTGGTGTTCAACGATCCGACCAAGGTCAAATTCGTTCCGCTGTCTGCCAAAGACCGGTTTATCGCCTTGCAATCCGGCGAAATCGATGTGCTGTCGCGCAACACGACATGGACGCTCTCGCGCGACACGTCGCTGGGCGCAAATTTCACCGGCGTGACCTATTACGACGGACAGGGTTTTCTGGTCAGGAAATCGCTCAAGGTCAATTCGGCGCTGGAATTGAACAGCGCGTCCGTCTGCGTCCAGACCGGCACCACGACCGAACAGAATCTTGCCGACTATTTCAAGAGCAACAAGATGAAGTATGAGGTCATCGCGTTCAGCACGGCCGACGAAACCATCAAGGCCTACGAATCAGGCCGGTGCGATGTGTTTACGTCCGATATTTCGCAGCTCTATGCGGAGCGGCTGAAGCTCTCCAATCCCGCCGATCACGCGGTGTTGCCGGAGGTGATCTCGAAGGAGCCGCTCGGGCCGATGGTGCGTCATGGCGACGATCAGTGGTTTGATCTCGTGAAGTGGACGCTGTTTGCGATGATCGACGCGGAAGAACTCGGCATCACCCAGAAGAATGTCGACGAGATGGCCAAATCGAACAACCCGGAACTGAAACGCGTCTTTGGGACCGACGGCAATTTTGGTGAACAGCTTGGCGTGACCAAGGATTGGGTGTCGCGCATCGTCAAAGCCGTCGGCAATTACGGTGAGTCGTTTGATCGGAACGTCGGCGCCGGCTCGAAGCTCGGGATTGCGCGAGGGCTCAACAGGCTCTGGAACCAGGGCGGCATTCAGTACGCGCCGCCGATCCGTTAG
- the metC gene encoding cystathionine beta-lyase: MTLSKDGGPTDSLRAETRLVVSGRDTEAQKGFVNPPVVRGSTVLYPTAGDLHAHRGEFHYGRHGTPTTRALQDALTALEGPQCAGVGLVPSGVSAISTALLSVLKAGDHLLVCDNVYRPTRNFCDGLLARYGVETTYFDPLVGSGIAALFRPNTRAVMAEAPGSQSLEMPDVPAIAAVAHARGALVVDDNTWATPLFRRALEQGVDISIQAATKYIGGHSDIMFGTISANANAWPAVAETIRLLGVCAGPDDVFLALRGLRTLAVRLAHHQQAAIDMAQWLARRPEVARVLHPALPDDPGHAIWKRDFTGASGLFSIVLKPAPQQAVDALLDTVKLFGMGYSWGGFESLVIPFDCATYRTATTWAPGGPTLRLHIGLESVDDLKADLDRGFEAVNARR; this comes from the coding sequence ATGACCCTCTCAAAGGACGGCGGACCGACGGATTCGCTTCGAGCGGAAACCAGACTGGTCGTTTCGGGTCGAGATACCGAGGCCCAAAAGGGGTTTGTCAATCCGCCCGTCGTTCGCGGCTCGACCGTGCTCTACCCGACCGCGGGTGACCTTCACGCCCATCGCGGAGAATTCCATTACGGACGGCACGGCACTCCCACCACCCGCGCCTTGCAGGATGCGTTGACGGCGCTGGAAGGCCCGCAGTGCGCGGGCGTCGGGCTCGTTCCATCGGGGGTGTCTGCGATCTCCACCGCGCTGCTGTCGGTGCTGAAGGCCGGCGATCACCTCCTTGTCTGCGATAACGTCTATCGCCCCACGCGGAATTTCTGCGACGGGCTGCTGGCCCGCTACGGAGTCGAGACCACCTATTTCGATCCGCTGGTCGGTTCGGGTATCGCCGCGCTGTTTCGGCCCAACACCCGCGCGGTCATGGCCGAGGCTCCGGGTTCTCAGTCCCTGGAGATGCCCGACGTTCCGGCGATCGCCGCCGTCGCGCACGCGCGAGGCGCGCTCGTGGTCGACGACAATACGTGGGCCACTCCCCTGTTCCGCCGCGCACTCGAACAGGGCGTGGACATCAGCATTCAGGCGGCGACCAAATACATCGGCGGACATTCCGACATCATGTTCGGAACCATATCCGCCAACGCCAACGCGTGGCCGGCCGTCGCCGAGACCATCAGGCTGCTCGGCGTCTGCGCGGGACCTGACGATGTGTTTCTGGCATTGCGAGGACTGCGGACACTCGCAGTCAGGCTCGCGCACCACCAGCAAGCCGCGATCGACATGGCGCAGTGGCTCGCGAGACGGCCGGAAGTCGCGAGGGTCTTGCATCCGGCGCTCCCGGACGATCCCGGCCACGCGATCTGGAAGCGCGACTTCACCGGCGCGTCGGGGTTGTTCAGCATCGTCCTCAAGCCCGCGCCACAACAGGCCGTCGATGCGCTGCTCGATACGGTGAAGCTATTCGGCATGGGTTACTCGTGGGGCGGCTTTGAGAGTCTCGTCATTCCCTTCGATTGTGCGACCTACCGGACTGCCACAACCTGGGCGCCGGGCGGCCCGACGCTGCGGCTCCACATCGGGCTGGAGAGCGTGGATGATCTCAAGGCCGATCTCGACCGCGGGTTTGAAGCCGTCAACGCTCGGCGGTGA
- a CDS encoding Na/Pi cotransporter family protein, translated as MGSLALLDLMGGIALLLWGLHMVRSGILRAFGPDLRWFLGKALRNRFAAFGAGLGLTALLQSSTATGLITSSFAAEGLVSLVPALAIMLGANVGTTLIVEVLSFNISAVAPIFFVIGLVAFRSGARSRIKDVGRVFIGLGLMLLALHILLTTLAPAENAPGVRVFLNAITGDPILCILIGAAATWAVHSSVATVLLIMSLAYSQFVSPYAAFALVLGANIGSAVNPIVEGGRRDNPASYRLPLGNMLNRLIGVLLVAPFLQPIVDFMLAWQPNLATATATFHIAFNVMTAILFIGLLDGMARMLERILPERVPESDPSRPRYLDESALETPSLALADAARETLRMGDLVEAMLRKVMDAMMANDKSLVDQVSRMDDGVDGLDEAIKLYVTKLTRGSLDEREGHRSMEIIAFAINLEHIGDIIDKNLSELATKKIKHRFQFSPEGASELSAFHKRIMDSLRIAFGIFMSGNVDEARWLIAEKVALRNFELAATELHLDRLREGRLETIETTSLHLDVLRDLRRIHSHICSVAYPVLDAAGELPPLRQSEADLLGISTPAHPSTL; from the coding sequence ATGGGAAGCCTCGCTCTTCTCGATCTGATGGGTGGTATCGCGCTTTTGCTCTGGGGCCTTCATATGGTCCGGAGCGGAATCCTGCGCGCCTTCGGTCCGGACCTCCGCTGGTTTTTGGGCAAAGCGCTTCGCAATCGTTTTGCAGCGTTCGGCGCCGGCCTCGGTCTCACCGCCCTGCTCCAGAGCAGCACCGCCACCGGCCTGATTACCAGCTCGTTCGCGGCGGAAGGCCTCGTAAGCCTTGTTCCGGCGCTCGCGATCATGCTTGGCGCGAACGTCGGAACCACGCTGATCGTTGAGGTGCTGTCGTTCAATATCTCCGCCGTCGCGCCGATCTTCTTCGTGATCGGATTGGTGGCGTTCCGCAGCGGCGCCCGCTCGCGCATCAAGGATGTCGGCCGCGTCTTTATCGGCCTTGGTTTGATGCTGCTGGCGCTCCACATTTTGCTCACGACGCTTGCGCCGGCTGAAAACGCGCCGGGCGTGCGGGTTTTTCTGAACGCCATCACCGGCGACCCGATCCTGTGTATCCTCATCGGCGCCGCCGCGACATGGGCCGTCCATTCCAGCGTCGCGACCGTTCTCCTCATCATGTCGCTCGCCTACTCCCAATTCGTTTCGCCATATGCGGCCTTCGCGCTGGTGCTCGGCGCCAATATCGGCAGCGCCGTCAACCCGATCGTCGAAGGCGGCCGGCGCGACAATCCCGCGAGCTATCGGCTGCCGCTCGGCAACATGCTCAACCGGCTCATAGGAGTGTTGCTGGTCGCACCATTTCTGCAACCGATCGTGGATTTCATGCTGGCATGGCAGCCGAACCTCGCCACGGCGACCGCGACGTTTCACATTGCGTTCAATGTTATGACCGCAATCCTTTTTATCGGCCTGCTCGACGGTATGGCACGCATGCTGGAGCGGATTCTTCCCGAAAGGGTGCCCGAGTCCGATCCGTCGCGACCCCGCTATCTCGACGAGAGCGCGCTGGAAACGCCGTCGCTCGCGCTCGCCGACGCGGCGCGCGAAACGCTGCGCATGGGCGACCTCGTGGAAGCCATGCTGCGCAAGGTGATGGATGCGATGATGGCCAACGACAAATCGCTGGTCGATCAGGTTTCGCGGATGGACGACGGCGTCGACGGGCTCGATGAAGCCATCAAGCTCTACGTGACCAAACTGACCCGCGGCAGCCTCGACGAACGCGAGGGGCATCGCTCGATGGAAATCATCGCATTCGCCATCAACCTCGAACATATCGGCGACATCATCGACAAGAATCTGAGCGAGCTGGCCACCAAGAAAATCAAGCACCGCTTTCAGTTCTCGCCCGAAGGCGCCAGCGAGCTTTCTGCATTTCACAAGCGGATAATGGATTCGCTTCGTATCGCCTTCGGCATCTTCATGTCCGGCAATGTTGACGAGGCGCGCTGGCTTATCGCGGAGAAAGTCGCCTTGCGCAACTTCGAACTCGCGGCAACCGAACTGCACCTTGACCGGCTGCGCGAGGGGCGCCTCGAAACGATCGAGACGACGTCGCTGCATCTCGACGTCCTGCGCGATCTGCGGCGGATACATTCGCACATTTGCTCGGTCGCCTATCCGGTTCTTGATGCGGCAGGCGAGCTTCCGCCTTTGCGGCAGAGCGAAGCCGACTTGCTGGGGATTTCCACGCCAGCGCATCCGTCCACGCTCTGA
- a CDS encoding lipid-A-disaccharide synthase N-terminal domain-containing protein, producing MTDIIGMLTNYLYDVFVTQFDGWVVLGFVAQGFFTMRFVVQWIASERARKSVVPVAFWFFSIGGGTLLLAYALYRRDPVFIAGQALGLVVYFRNVYFIMLNGRQSST from the coding sequence ATGACTGATATCATCGGGATGCTGACGAACTATCTCTATGACGTGTTCGTCACCCAGTTCGACGGCTGGGTCGTTCTCGGTTTTGTCGCGCAGGGATTCTTTACCATGCGGTTCGTCGTGCAATGGATTGCATCCGAACGCGCGCGGAAAAGCGTGGTCCCGGTTGCGTTCTGGTTCTTCTCGATCGGAGGCGGCACTCTTCTCTTGGCTTACGCCCTGTACCGGCGAGACCCGGTGTTCATTGCGGGCCAGGCTCTCGGACTTGTCGTCTATTTCCGGAACGTCTACTTCATCATGCTCAACGGACGCCAATCATCGACCTGA
- a CDS encoding glycosyltransferase family 2 protein, which translates to MNDDMSTSTTAPTVSIVVPVRNEADNVAPLVDEIAAALDGRWAYEIVYINDGSTDATAERLAEIMTKRGNLRQIRHEKSSGQSAAVRTGVRAARGKIVATLDGDGQNNPAFLPELITAIENGGDRIGLAAGQRVGRKDTGFKKLQSRIANKVRSRVLSDGTRDTGCGLKAFRREVFLSLPYFDGLHRFLPALVRREGHDIAYVDVTDRPRRSGVSNYGFFDRLWIGIMDLAGVWWLIRRKKSTPVATEVLRHD; encoded by the coding sequence ATGAACGACGATATGTCCACCAGCACGACCGCGCCGACGGTTTCCATTGTTGTGCCCGTGCGCAACGAGGCGGACAATGTCGCGCCCCTCGTTGACGAGATCGCTGCGGCGCTCGACGGTCGATGGGCTTACGAGATCGTCTACATCAACGATGGCTCCACCGATGCGACCGCCGAGCGATTGGCGGAGATTATGACCAAGCGCGGAAACCTGCGTCAGATCCGCCACGAAAAGTCATCCGGACAATCGGCGGCGGTCCGGACCGGGGTGCGCGCGGCGCGCGGCAAGATCGTTGCGACGCTGGACGGCGACGGCCAGAACAATCCGGCGTTTCTGCCGGAGTTGATAACGGCGATCGAGAACGGCGGCGATCGTATCGGTCTCGCCGCCGGCCAACGCGTCGGCCGCAAGGATACCGGATTCAAGAAACTCCAGTCGCGGATCGCCAACAAGGTGCGAAGCCGGGTGCTGAGCGACGGCACCCGCGACACCGGCTGCGGACTGAAAGCCTTTCGGCGAGAGGTATTCCTGTCCCTGCCTTATTTCGACGGCCTGCACCGGTTTCTTCCGGCGCTGGTGCGGCGGGAAGGCCATGACATCGCCTATGTGGACGTGACCGACCGGCCGCGACGCTCCGGCGTATCGAACTACGGTTTTTTCGATCGGCTGTGGATCGGAATCATGGACCTCGCCGGGGTGTGGTGGCTCATCCGTCGGAAGAAATCGACGCCGGTTGCAACCGAGGTATTGCGTCATGACTGA
- a CDS encoding ArnT family glycosyltransferase, translating to MAETLPRPRFGQSREPKNPVNPGRGLANVIDFVASSHIRSALFLAIVGLLFFLPGFFNIPPIDRDEPRFAQATKQMVETGDFVDIRFQNEVRYKKPVGIYWLQAAAVETASSLGLPRAQIRIWLYRVPSLIGAIGAVLLTYWAALALVTRRGAVLAGLIMCSSVLLGVEARLAKTDAMLLLTVVAAMGPLARIYLSSQRRENLEHPSWIHPAIFWTALAGGILLKGPLILMFVGLTIGTVVILDRSASWLKGLRPVWGLMWMLVLVMPWFVAIFLRAGDTFFADSIGGDMLSKLAAQESHGAPPGTYFLLFWITFWPGAPLAGLAAPAVWRARREPGVRFLLAWLVPSWIVFELVLTKLPHYVLPLCPAIAILSVYALERGVLSRSWLTKGTAWWFAIPAITLVLAIIATITLTRQPVFLAWPFAAAALISGLFAWWLYDDRNAERSLLNAVMAALFLSVSVYGIIVAALTPLFPSPEVARALRNVVCVGPKVAAAGYHEPSLVFMTGTSTLLTDGPGAADFLGHGSCRFALVESRSERAFAQRAEAIGLRYNVATRIDGYNFSQGKTISIAIFRSEGTR from the coding sequence ATGGCCGAGACCCTTCCCCGTCCCCGATTTGGACAATCGCGCGAGCCGAAGAACCCGGTGAATCCCGGGCGAGGCCTTGCCAACGTGATCGATTTTGTTGCTTCCAGCCACATCAGGTCGGCGTTATTTCTGGCGATCGTCGGCCTGCTGTTCTTTCTGCCCGGCTTTTTCAATATCCCGCCGATCGACCGCGACGAGCCTCGTTTCGCGCAGGCGACCAAGCAGATGGTCGAGACCGGCGATTTCGTCGACATCCGCTTTCAGAACGAGGTGCGTTACAAGAAGCCGGTCGGCATTTACTGGTTGCAGGCAGCCGCCGTGGAAACGGCGTCGTCGCTCGGACTCCCGCGGGCGCAAATCCGCATCTGGCTGTATCGCGTACCCTCCCTGATCGGTGCGATCGGCGCGGTGCTCCTGACCTACTGGGCGGCGCTCGCTCTCGTGACGCGGCGCGGCGCTGTTCTGGCCGGGCTGATCATGTGCAGTTCGGTATTACTCGGGGTGGAAGCGCGGCTCGCAAAGACCGACGCCATGCTGCTGCTGACCGTTGTCGCGGCGATGGGTCCGCTCGCGCGGATCTATCTGTCGTCGCAGCGACGCGAGAACCTGGAGCATCCCTCGTGGATACATCCGGCCATCTTCTGGACGGCGCTCGCCGGTGGAATTTTGCTCAAGGGTCCGCTGATCCTGATGTTCGTTGGATTGACGATCGGGACCGTCGTTATTCTCGATCGCTCTGCATCGTGGCTAAAGGGTCTGCGGCCCGTCTGGGGGCTGATGTGGATGCTGGTCCTCGTCATGCCGTGGTTCGTTGCGATTTTCCTCCGCGCCGGAGATACGTTTTTCGCGGACTCGATCGGCGGCGACATGCTGAGCAAGCTTGCGGCTCAGGAATCACATGGAGCACCGCCCGGAACTTACTTCCTGCTGTTCTGGATCACGTTCTGGCCCGGCGCGCCGCTGGCAGGGCTGGCGGCGCCTGCGGTCTGGCGCGCACGCCGGGAGCCGGGGGTACGGTTTCTGCTCGCGTGGCTGGTTCCGTCTTGGATCGTGTTCGAACTGGTATTGACCAAACTGCCGCACTATGTGCTGCCGCTGTGTCCGGCGATCGCGATCCTGTCGGTTTACGCGCTGGAGCGCGGCGTGCTGTCCCGATCGTGGCTCACGAAGGGCACGGCATGGTGGTTTGCCATTCCCGCGATCACCCTGGTGCTCGCGATCATCGCGACCATTACCCTCACGCGCCAGCCGGTGTTTCTGGCATGGCCGTTTGCCGCCGCGGCCCTGATCTCCGGACTGTTCGCGTGGTGGCTCTATGACGACCGTAATGCGGAACGTTCCTTGCTGAATGCGGTCATGGCGGCACTGTTCCTGAGTGTTTCCGTCTACGGGATCATTGTCGCGGCGCTGACGCCGCTGTTCCCGAGTCCGGAAGTCGCGCGCGCGCTGCGAAACGTGGTGTGTGTCGGGCCAAAGGTCGCTGCGGCGGGCTACCACGAGCCAAGTCTGGTCTTTATGACGGGGACATCGACGCTGCTGACGGACGGTCCCGGCGCCGCCGATTTCCTCGGCCACGGAAGCTGCCGGTTCGCGCTCGTCGAATCGCGCTCCGAGCGGGCCTTCGCGCAGCGCGCCGAAGCCATCGGACTACGCTACAACGTCGCCACGCGGATTGACGGCTATAACTTCTCGCAGGGCAAAACAATTTCGATCGCCATCTTCCGCTCGGAGGGAACGCGTTAG
- the pbpC gene encoding penicillin-binding protein 1C encodes MTASDTTAPTIQPRRWRRVKLAAAVVAVITVVTAGAIASWIVSLGPLPLAKAREVSTTVLDRNGKLLRAFAMADGRWRLPVDARTDVDPGYLNLLLGYEDQRFYSHTGVDPLALGRAALQLLTRGHIVSGGSTITMQLARLIEPRRRRSIYAKLHQVVRAFQLEHELSKDEILNLYLALAPFGGNLEGIRAASIAYFGKEPKRLSLAESALLVALPQSPERRRLDRHPTAARAARDRVLERMVEESRISAEDAAQAKAVPVMRMRKPFPMLAPHSADRALATVRDSSVIRLTLESGLQRTLEALARDRAGALGPDISIGIIAVDNATGDVLAHVGSADYFNERRAGQVDMTRAVRSPGSTLKPFIYGLAFEDGFVHPDSLIDDRPVRFGSYAPENFDMTFQGTVAVRRALQLSLNVPAIELLDRVGASRLSSRLKQAGADLVLPKDEAPGLAMGLGGVGVTLHDLVQAYSGIPRLGSVMPLREIERGGGSVREPLRLLDPVAAWQVGNVLLGTPPPENAVRNRIAFKTGTSYGYRDAWSVGFDGRVTIGVWVGRPDGAPVPGLVGRVAAAPVLFDAFARTGKLLAPLPKAPRGTLIASNAKLPLPLRRFRPAGELIRVGNKHTLHIQFPLNGSRIDAGGGGGIKLSALPVKVAGGVLPMTMLVNGVAVGEIDGRRQRIIDPPGPGFVRLTVMDAAGSADTVTVRIQ; translated from the coding sequence ATGACCGCATCCGACACCACGGCACCGACGATACAACCGCGCCGCTGGCGGCGGGTGAAGCTGGCAGCGGCGGTCGTCGCGGTCATAACCGTCGTAACCGCCGGCGCGATTGCGAGCTGGATCGTTTCGCTCGGGCCGCTCCCGCTGGCGAAGGCGCGCGAGGTCTCGACGACGGTGCTCGACCGCAACGGTAAATTGCTCCGTGCTTTCGCCATGGCCGACGGCAGGTGGCGATTGCCGGTCGATGCCAGGACCGATGTCGATCCGGGATATCTCAACCTGCTGCTGGGCTATGAGGACCAGCGTTTCTATTCGCACACGGGCGTCGATCCGCTCGCGCTCGGCCGCGCCGCGTTGCAACTCCTGACGCGCGGTCACATCGTCTCGGGCGGATCGACCATCACCATGCAGCTCGCCCGGCTGATCGAGCCGCGCCGCCGGCGCTCGATCTACGCCAAGCTGCATCAGGTGGTGCGCGCGTTCCAGCTCGAGCACGAACTCTCCAAGGATGAAATCCTCAACCTGTATCTGGCGCTTGCGCCGTTCGGCGGCAATCTCGAAGGCATTCGCGCGGCGTCCATTGCCTATTTCGGCAAGGAGCCGAAGCGGCTGTCGCTGGCGGAGTCGGCGCTGCTCGTGGCCTTGCCGCAATCGCCGGAAAGGCGCCGTCTCGACCGGCACCCGACGGCTGCGCGCGCAGCCCGCGACCGCGTGCTCGAACGCATGGTCGAGGAATCGCGTATCTCGGCGGAAGATGCCGCGCAGGCCAAGGCTGTGCCGGTCATGCGCATGCGCAAACCATTTCCGATGCTGGCGCCGCATTCGGCGGATAGGGCTCTGGCGACGGTCAGGGATTCGAGTGTCATTCGACTCACGCTTGAGTCCGGATTGCAGCGAACGCTCGAAGCGCTGGCGCGCGACCGTGCGGGGGCGCTCGGGCCGGACATTTCGATCGGCATCATCGCGGTCGACAACGCCACCGGCGATGTGCTGGCCCATGTCGGGTCCGCAGATTATTTCAACGAGCGACGCGCCGGGCAGGTGGACATGACCCGGGCCGTGCGCTCGCCGGGATCGACGCTGAAGCCGTTTATCTACGGACTGGCGTTCGAAGACGGCTTCGTTCACCCGGACAGCCTGATCGACGATCGCCCGGTCCGGTTCGGCAGTTACGCGCCGGAAAACTTCGACATGACGTTCCAGGGCACGGTGGCGGTGCGCCGCGCCCTGCAATTGTCGCTCAATGTTCCGGCGATCGAACTGCTCGACCGCGTCGGCGCCAGTCGGTTGTCGTCGCGGCTGAAACAGGCGGGCGCCGATCTCGTGCTTCCGAAGGACGAAGCCCCGGGTCTGGCGATGGGACTCGGCGGCGTCGGAGTGACCCTGCATGATCTGGTGCAGGCCTATTCCGGCATCCCCAGGCTGGGCAGCGTGATGCCCTTGCGTGAAATCGAGCGCGGCGGCGGCAGCGTTCGGGAGCCTTTGCGACTGCTGGATCCGGTCGCGGCATGGCAGGTCGGCAATGTTCTTTTGGGGACACCACCGCCGGAAAACGCGGTCCGGAACCGGATCGCTTTCAAGACCGGCACCAGCTACGGCTATCGCGATGCGTGGTCCGTCGGCTTCGACGGCCGCGTGACGATCGGCGTCTGGGTCGGGCGCCCGGACGGCGCGCCGGTGCCGGGTCTGGTCGGGCGTGTGGCAGCCGCGCCGGTTTTGTTCGATGCTTTCGCCCGTACCGGCAAGTTGCTGGCGCCGCTGCCAAAAGCTCCGCGTGGAACCCTGATCGCCAGCAATGCAAAACTCCCGCTTCCCTTGCGGCGGTTTCGTCCCGCGGGCGAACTCATCCGGGTCGGCAATAAGCACACGCTCCATATCCAGTTTCCACTGAACGGTTCGCGGATCGATGCCGGAGGAGGGGGCGGGATAAAGCTCTCCGCGCTACCGGTGAAAGTGGCGGGCGGCGTTTTGCCGATGACGATGCTGGTCAATGGGGTTGCGGTCGGGGAGATCGACGGCCGCCGCCAGCGGATCATCGATCCCCCCGGGCCGGGATTCGTTCGGCTGACCGTGATGGACGCGGCTGGCAGCGCGGACACAGTTACCGTCAGAATTCAATAG